In the genome of Segatella copri, one region contains:
- a CDS encoding DUF4112 domain-containing protein: protein MENSRRQQAQADLGMDFAKEDQKREAALAKEQARADKKAAKREKMMNMPSYRLMVGTAKYMDKWFLDPILGFILPVGIGDALTSVFAFPFIYYSLCVVKSIPLTLAVIYNILMDVLIGAIPFYIGDVLDVFKRSYVENLRLITGYIEDDKEIINKVNKKAFWTAVFIVVLCWLIYVVISWAIRLGTMAYDWIVSLF from the coding sequence ATGGAAAATTCAAGAAGACAGCAAGCCCAGGCTGATTTGGGCATGGATTTCGCAAAAGAAGATCAAAAGCGAGAGGCGGCTCTTGCCAAAGAACAGGCGAGGGCTGATAAAAAAGCTGCTAAGCGTGAGAAGATGATGAACATGCCATCTTATCGTCTGATGGTAGGTACGGCGAAGTATATGGACAAGTGGTTCTTGGATCCTATCCTTGGCTTCATCCTTCCTGTCGGTATCGGTGATGCTTTGACGAGCGTGTTTGCATTCCCATTCATCTATTACAGTCTTTGCGTGGTTAAGTCTATTCCGCTGACTTTGGCTGTCATCTATAATATCTTGATGGATGTGCTGATTGGTGCCATACCTTTCTATATAGGTGATGTGCTGGATGTATTCAAGCGTTCGTATGTAGAGAACCTGAGATTGATTACTGGCTATATCGAGGATGATAAGGAGATTATCAACAAGGTGAACAAGAAGGCATTCTGGACGGCTGTGTTCATTGTCGTGCTTTGCTGGTTGATTTATGTGGTGATTTCGTGGGCCATTCGCTTGGGAACCATGGCTTATGATTGGATAGTTTCATTATTTTAA